One Danio rerio strain Tuebingen ecotype United States chromosome 22, GRCz12tu, whole genome shotgun sequence genomic window carries:
- the gpr35.2 gene encoding G-protein coupled receptor 55 — translation MSNCSLSITAGIQNFQLAVQIPTFIFGVPANIYVLIMFCRRARSAWTDMNIYISNMAVADCVMLVLLPIRIMSIYENTLVSRFWDQTNKELCYVLVSVHYVNMYVSIFTITAISIVRFIAIKYPLKAREIFSRRKALVVCALIWLVTCSLSVAFHRVDDPKHNSTIKCFQKNKKEELPLTFILVLNVVGFISPFLIMTFCSIRVIFTLRKQLDIGSRAEKMQCIFIMVANLCVFVLCFFPVHFGFLLKYITQAHKYSCDAQIWSHNFVHAAICVSSMNCALDCVTYYFATRTSWTIRCCRQKTHEGYKCHYSSTRSSQ, via the coding sequence ATGTCGAACTGCTCGCTCAGCATCACCGCTGGCATCCAGAACTTCCAGCTTGCCGTACAGATTCCCACCTTTATCTTCGGCGTCCCGGCGAATATTTACGTTTTAATAATGTTCTGCCGGCGTGCGAGAAGTGCCTGGACCGACAtgaacatctacatcagcaacaTGGCGGTGGCGGACTGTGTGATGCTCGTCCTCCTCCCCATACGAATAATGTCTATCTACGAAAACACACTCGTTTCCAGATTCTGGGACCAAACCAACAAAGAGCTGTGCTATGTGCTAGTCTCGGTTCATTACGTCAACATGTACGTAAGCATTTTCACCATAACTGCGATAAGCATCGTGCGTTTCATCGCCATCAAGTATCCGCTGAAAGCTCGCGAAATTTTTTCGCGCAGAAAAGCATTGGTGGTTTGCGCACTAATATGGCTGGTCACGTGCTCGCTTAGCGTAGCTTTCCATCGTGTGGACGATCCCAAGCATAACAGTACGATTAAATGCTTCCAGAAGAATAAAAAAGAGGAATTACCATTGACGTTTATTCTCGTGCTGAATGTCGTCGGGTTTATTTCGCCGTTTCTAATAATGACGTTCTGCTCAATCAGAGTTATATTCACGCTTAGGAAGCAGCTGGACATCGGCTCGCGCGCGgaaaaaatgcagtgcatttttatAATGGTGGCGAATTTGTGCGTTTTCGTTTTGTGTTTCTTTCCTGTTCATTTCGGCTTCCTGCTCAAGTACATCACTCAGGCGCACAAATACAGCTGCGACGCACAGATTTGGTCGCATAATTTCGTCCATGCCGCCATCtgtgtttctagcatgaattgcgCACTCGATTGTGTCACTTATTACTTCGCAACAAGAACATCGTGGACGATACGGTGCTGCCGTCAGAAAACACATGAGGGATATAAGTGCCATTATAGCAGCACGAGAAGCTCGCAGTGA